The Tamandua tetradactyla isolate mTamTet1 chromosome 23, mTamTet1.pri, whole genome shotgun sequence genome includes a window with the following:
- the ATP2A1 gene encoding sarcoplasmic/endoplasmic reticulum calcium ATPase 1 isoform X2: MEAAHSKTTEECLAYFGVSETTGLTLDQVKRHLEKFGPNELPAEEGKSLWELVVEQFEDLLVRILLLAACISFVLAWFEEGEETVTAFVEPFVILLILIANAIVGVWQERNAENAIEALKEYEPEMGKVYRADRKSVQRIKARDIVPGDIVEVAVGDKVPADIRILTIKSTTLRVDQSILTGESVSVIKHTDPVPDPRAVNQDKKNMLFSGTNIAAGKALGIVATTGVSTEIGKIRDQMAATEQEKTPLQQKLDEFGEQLSKVISLICVAVWLINIGHFNDPVHGGSWFRGAIYYFKIAVALAVAAIPEGLPAVITTCLALGTRRMAKKNAIVRSLPSVETLGCTSVICSDKTGTLTTNQMSVCKMFIIDKVDGDICTLNEFSITGSTYAPEGEVLKNDKPVRAGQYDGLVELATICALCNDSSLDFNEARGVYEKVGEATETALTTLVEKMNVFSTDIRSLSKVERANACNSVIRQLMKKEFTLEFSRDRKSMSVYCSPAKSSRAAVGNKMFVKGAPEGVIERCNYVRVGTTRVPMTGPVKDKIMSVIKEWGTGRDTLRCLALATRDTPPRREEMILDDSGKFVEYEVDLTFVGVVGMLDPPRKEVMGSIQLCRDAGIRVIMITGDNKGTAIAICRRIGIFEEDEEVADRAYTGREFDDLPLPEQRDACRRACCFARVEPSHKSKIVEYLQSYDEITAMTGDGVNDAPALKKAEIGIAMGSGTAVAKTASEMVLADDNFSTIVAAVEEGRAIYNNMKQFIRYLISSNVGEVVCIFLTAALGLPEALIPVQLLWVNLVTDGLPATALGFNPPDLDIMDRPPRSPKEPLISGWLFFRYMAIGGYVGAATVGAAAWWFLYAEDGPQVTYSQLTHFMQCSESNPDFEGVDCEVFEAPEPMTMALSVLVTIEMCNALNSLSENQSLVRMPPWVNIWLMGSICLSMSLHFLILYVDPLPMIFKLKALDWTQWFMVLKISFPVIGLDECLKFVARNYLEG, translated from the exons ATGGAGGCCGCACACTCCAAGACCACGGAGGAATGTCTGGCCTATTTTGGGGTGAGTGAGACCACAGGCCTCACCCTGGACCAAGTTAAGCGGCATTTGGAGAAATTTGGCCCCAATG AGCTCCCTGCTGAGGAAG GGAAGTCCCTGTGGGAGTTGGTAGTGGAGCAGTTTGAAGACCTGCTAGTACGGATCTTGCTCCTGGCTGCCTGCATTTCCTTT GTGCTGGCTTGGTTTGAGGAAGGCGAAGAGACCGTCACTGCCTTTGTTGAACCCTTTGTCATCCTCTTGATCCTCATTGCCAACGCcattgttggggtttggcag GAGCGAAATGCAGAGAATGCCATCGAGGCATTGAAAGAGTATGAACCCGAGATGGGGAAGGTCTACCGGGCTGACCGCAAGTCAGTGCAAAGGATCAAGGCTCGGGACATTGTCCCTGGGGACATCGTGGAGGTGGCCG TGGGAGACAAAGTCCCTGCAGACATCCGCATCCTCACCATCAAATCCACCACCCTGCGGGTTGACCAGTCTATCCTTACAG GCGAGTCTGTGTCTGTCATCAAGCACACAGACCCTGTTCCTGACCCCCGAGCTGTCAACCAGGATaagaagaacatgcttttctca GGTACCAACATTGCAGCCGGCAAGGCCTTGGGCATCGTGGCCACCACAGGTGTGAGCACCGAAATTGGGAAGATTCGTGACCAAATGGCTGCCACGGAGCAGGAAAAGACCCCACTGCAGCAGAAACTGGATGAGTTCGGGGAGCAGCTCTCCAAGGTCATCTCCCTCATCTGCGTAGCTGTTTGGCTCATCAACATTGGTCACTTCAACGATCCCGTCCATGGGGGCTCCTGGTTCCGTGGTGCCATCTACTATTTTAAGATTGCTGTGGCCCTAGCTGTGGCTGCAATCCCAGAAG GTCTGCCTGCAGTTATTACCACCTGCCTAGCATTGGGTACCCGCCGGATGGCGAAGAAGAATGCCATCGTGAGGAGCCTACCCTCTGTGGAGACCCTGGGCTGCACGTCTGTCATCTGTTCCGACAAAACAGGCACTCTAACCACCAACCAGATGTCTGTTTGCAAG ATGTTCATCATTGACAAAGTGGATGGAGACATCTGCACTTTGAATGAGTTTTCAATTACTGGTTCCACTTACGCTCCAGAAGGAGAGGT CTTGAAGAATGATAAGCCAGTCCGGGCGGGGCAGTATGATGGGCTGGTGGAGTTGGCCACCATTTGTGCCCTCTGCAATGATTCCTCCTTGGACTTCAATGAG GCTAGAGGCGTCTATGAGAAGGTGGGTGAGGCCACTGAGACGGCGCTCACCACTCTGGTGGAAAAGATGAATGTGTTCAGTACCGACATCAGGAGCCTCTCGAAGGTGGAGAGGGCCAATGCCTGCAACTCG GTGATCCGCCAGCTAATGAAGAAGGAATTCACCTTGGAGTTCTCCCGAGACAGAAAGTCCATGTCTGTTTATTGCTCTCCTGCCAAATCATCCCGGGCTGCTGTGGGCAACAAGATGTTTGTCAAG GGTGCCCCTGAGGGGGTCATCGAGCGCTGTAACTACGTGAGAGTTGGCACCACTCGGGTGCCGATGACCGGGCCAGTGAAGGACAAGATCATGTCAGTGATCAAGGAGTGGGGCACTGGCCGGGACACCTTGCGCTGCCTAGCCCTGGCCACCCGAGACACCCCCCCCAGGCGAGAGGAGATGATCCTGGATGACTCTGGCAAGTTTGTGGAGTACGAG GTGGACCTGACATTCGTGGGCGTAGTGGGTATGCTGGACCCGCCCCGCAAGGAGGTCATGGGCTCCATCCAGCTGTGCCGCGACGCCGGCATCCGCGTGATCATGATCACGGGGGACAACAAGGGCACGGCCATTGCCATCTGCCGGAGAATCGGCATCTTCGAGGAGGACGAGGAGGTGGCTGACCGAGCCTACACGGGCCGGGAGTTTGACGACCTGCCCCTGCCGGAGCAGCGGGATGCCTGCCGCCGCGCCTGCTGCTTCGCCCGTGTGGAGCCCTCCCATAAGTCAAAGATTGTGGAGTACCTGCAGTCCTACGATGAAATCACAGCCATG ACGGGTGATGGCGTCAACGACGCCCCGGCCTTGAAGAAGGCTGAGATAGGCATCGCCATGGGGTCGGGCACCGCCGTGGCCAAGACCGCCTCGGAGATGGTGCTGGCCGACGACAACTTCTCCACCATCGTGGCGGCCGTGGAGGAAGGTCGCGCCATCTACAACAACATGAAGCAGTTCATCCGCTACCTCATCTCCTCCAACGTGGGCGAGGTGGTCTG CATCTTCCTGACAGCCGCCTTGGGGCTGCCCGAGGCCCTGATCCCCGTACAGCTGCTGTGGGTGAATCTGGTGACCGACGGGCTCCCAGCCACAGCCCTGGGCTTCAACCCACCTGACCTGGACATCATGGACCGGCCCCCCCGGAGCCCCAAGGAGCCCCTCATCAGCGGCTGGCTCTTTTTCCGCTACATGGCAATTGGAG GCTATGTGGGTGCAGCCACAGTGGGTGCAGCTGCCTGGTGGTTCCTGTATGCAGAGGATGGGCCTCAGGTTACCTACAGCCAGCTG ACCCACTTCATGCAGTGCTCCGAGAGCAACCCTGACTTCGAGGGTGTGGACTGTGAGGTCTTCGAGGCCCCGGAACCCATGACCATGGCCTTGTCTGTGCTGGTCACCATTGAGATGTGCAATGCTCTCAACAG CCTGTCTGAGAACCAGTCCCTCGTGCGGATGCCACCCTGGGTGAACATCTGGCTGATGGGCTCCATTTGCCTTTCCATGTCCCTTCATTTCCTCATCCTCTACGTCGACCCCCTGCCG ATGATCTTCAAGCTCAAGGCCCTGGACTGGACCCAGTGGTTCATGGTCCTCAAGATCTCATTTCCGGTTATCGGGCTTGATGAATGCCTCAAGTTCGTTGCTCGGAACTATCTGGAGG GATAA
- the ATP2A1 gene encoding sarcoplasmic/endoplasmic reticulum calcium ATPase 1 isoform X1 has product MEAAHSKTTEECLAYFGVSETTGLTLDQVKRHLEKFGPNELPAEEGKSLWELVVEQFEDLLVRILLLAACISFVLAWFEEGEETVTAFVEPFVILLILIANAIVGVWQERNAENAIEALKEYEPEMGKVYRADRKSVQRIKARDIVPGDIVEVAVGDKVPADIRILTIKSTTLRVDQSILTGESVSVIKHTDPVPDPRAVNQDKKNMLFSGTNIAAGKALGIVATTGVSTEIGKIRDQMAATEQEKTPLQQKLDEFGEQLSKVISLICVAVWLINIGHFNDPVHGGSWFRGAIYYFKIAVALAVAAIPEGLPAVITTCLALGTRRMAKKNAIVRSLPSVETLGCTSVICSDKTGTLTTNQMSVCKMFIIDKVDGDICTLNEFSITGSTYAPEGEVLKNDKPVRAGQYDGLVELATICALCNDSSLDFNEARGVYEKVGEATETALTTLVEKMNVFSTDIRSLSKVERANACNSVIRQLMKKEFTLEFSRDRKSMSVYCSPAKSSRAAVGNKMFVKGAPEGVIERCNYVRVGTTRVPMTGPVKDKIMSVIKEWGTGRDTLRCLALATRDTPPRREEMILDDSGKFVEYEVDLTFVGVVGMLDPPRKEVMGSIQLCRDAGIRVIMITGDNKGTAIAICRRIGIFEEDEEVADRAYTGREFDDLPLPEQRDACRRACCFARVEPSHKSKIVEYLQSYDEITAMTGDGVNDAPALKKAEIGIAMGSGTAVAKTASEMVLADDNFSTIVAAVEEGRAIYNNMKQFIRYLISSNVGEVVCIFLTAALGLPEALIPVQLLWVNLVTDGLPATALGFNPPDLDIMDRPPRSPKEPLISGWLFFRYMAIGGYVGAATVGAAAWWFLYAEDGPQVTYSQLTHFMQCSESNPDFEGVDCEVFEAPEPMTMALSVLVTIEMCNALNSLSENQSLVRMPPWVNIWLMGSICLSMSLHFLILYVDPLPMIFKLKALDWTQWFMVLKISFPVIGLDECLKFVARNYLEDPEDERRK; this is encoded by the exons ATGGAGGCCGCACACTCCAAGACCACGGAGGAATGTCTGGCCTATTTTGGGGTGAGTGAGACCACAGGCCTCACCCTGGACCAAGTTAAGCGGCATTTGGAGAAATTTGGCCCCAATG AGCTCCCTGCTGAGGAAG GGAAGTCCCTGTGGGAGTTGGTAGTGGAGCAGTTTGAAGACCTGCTAGTACGGATCTTGCTCCTGGCTGCCTGCATTTCCTTT GTGCTGGCTTGGTTTGAGGAAGGCGAAGAGACCGTCACTGCCTTTGTTGAACCCTTTGTCATCCTCTTGATCCTCATTGCCAACGCcattgttggggtttggcag GAGCGAAATGCAGAGAATGCCATCGAGGCATTGAAAGAGTATGAACCCGAGATGGGGAAGGTCTACCGGGCTGACCGCAAGTCAGTGCAAAGGATCAAGGCTCGGGACATTGTCCCTGGGGACATCGTGGAGGTGGCCG TGGGAGACAAAGTCCCTGCAGACATCCGCATCCTCACCATCAAATCCACCACCCTGCGGGTTGACCAGTCTATCCTTACAG GCGAGTCTGTGTCTGTCATCAAGCACACAGACCCTGTTCCTGACCCCCGAGCTGTCAACCAGGATaagaagaacatgcttttctca GGTACCAACATTGCAGCCGGCAAGGCCTTGGGCATCGTGGCCACCACAGGTGTGAGCACCGAAATTGGGAAGATTCGTGACCAAATGGCTGCCACGGAGCAGGAAAAGACCCCACTGCAGCAGAAACTGGATGAGTTCGGGGAGCAGCTCTCCAAGGTCATCTCCCTCATCTGCGTAGCTGTTTGGCTCATCAACATTGGTCACTTCAACGATCCCGTCCATGGGGGCTCCTGGTTCCGTGGTGCCATCTACTATTTTAAGATTGCTGTGGCCCTAGCTGTGGCTGCAATCCCAGAAG GTCTGCCTGCAGTTATTACCACCTGCCTAGCATTGGGTACCCGCCGGATGGCGAAGAAGAATGCCATCGTGAGGAGCCTACCCTCTGTGGAGACCCTGGGCTGCACGTCTGTCATCTGTTCCGACAAAACAGGCACTCTAACCACCAACCAGATGTCTGTTTGCAAG ATGTTCATCATTGACAAAGTGGATGGAGACATCTGCACTTTGAATGAGTTTTCAATTACTGGTTCCACTTACGCTCCAGAAGGAGAGGT CTTGAAGAATGATAAGCCAGTCCGGGCGGGGCAGTATGATGGGCTGGTGGAGTTGGCCACCATTTGTGCCCTCTGCAATGATTCCTCCTTGGACTTCAATGAG GCTAGAGGCGTCTATGAGAAGGTGGGTGAGGCCACTGAGACGGCGCTCACCACTCTGGTGGAAAAGATGAATGTGTTCAGTACCGACATCAGGAGCCTCTCGAAGGTGGAGAGGGCCAATGCCTGCAACTCG GTGATCCGCCAGCTAATGAAGAAGGAATTCACCTTGGAGTTCTCCCGAGACAGAAAGTCCATGTCTGTTTATTGCTCTCCTGCCAAATCATCCCGGGCTGCTGTGGGCAACAAGATGTTTGTCAAG GGTGCCCCTGAGGGGGTCATCGAGCGCTGTAACTACGTGAGAGTTGGCACCACTCGGGTGCCGATGACCGGGCCAGTGAAGGACAAGATCATGTCAGTGATCAAGGAGTGGGGCACTGGCCGGGACACCTTGCGCTGCCTAGCCCTGGCCACCCGAGACACCCCCCCCAGGCGAGAGGAGATGATCCTGGATGACTCTGGCAAGTTTGTGGAGTACGAG GTGGACCTGACATTCGTGGGCGTAGTGGGTATGCTGGACCCGCCCCGCAAGGAGGTCATGGGCTCCATCCAGCTGTGCCGCGACGCCGGCATCCGCGTGATCATGATCACGGGGGACAACAAGGGCACGGCCATTGCCATCTGCCGGAGAATCGGCATCTTCGAGGAGGACGAGGAGGTGGCTGACCGAGCCTACACGGGCCGGGAGTTTGACGACCTGCCCCTGCCGGAGCAGCGGGATGCCTGCCGCCGCGCCTGCTGCTTCGCCCGTGTGGAGCCCTCCCATAAGTCAAAGATTGTGGAGTACCTGCAGTCCTACGATGAAATCACAGCCATG ACGGGTGATGGCGTCAACGACGCCCCGGCCTTGAAGAAGGCTGAGATAGGCATCGCCATGGGGTCGGGCACCGCCGTGGCCAAGACCGCCTCGGAGATGGTGCTGGCCGACGACAACTTCTCCACCATCGTGGCGGCCGTGGAGGAAGGTCGCGCCATCTACAACAACATGAAGCAGTTCATCCGCTACCTCATCTCCTCCAACGTGGGCGAGGTGGTCTG CATCTTCCTGACAGCCGCCTTGGGGCTGCCCGAGGCCCTGATCCCCGTACAGCTGCTGTGGGTGAATCTGGTGACCGACGGGCTCCCAGCCACAGCCCTGGGCTTCAACCCACCTGACCTGGACATCATGGACCGGCCCCCCCGGAGCCCCAAGGAGCCCCTCATCAGCGGCTGGCTCTTTTTCCGCTACATGGCAATTGGAG GCTATGTGGGTGCAGCCACAGTGGGTGCAGCTGCCTGGTGGTTCCTGTATGCAGAGGATGGGCCTCAGGTTACCTACAGCCAGCTG ACCCACTTCATGCAGTGCTCCGAGAGCAACCCTGACTTCGAGGGTGTGGACTGTGAGGTCTTCGAGGCCCCGGAACCCATGACCATGGCCTTGTCTGTGCTGGTCACCATTGAGATGTGCAATGCTCTCAACAG CCTGTCTGAGAACCAGTCCCTCGTGCGGATGCCACCCTGGGTGAACATCTGGCTGATGGGCTCCATTTGCCTTTCCATGTCCCTTCATTTCCTCATCCTCTACGTCGACCCCCTGCCG ATGATCTTCAAGCTCAAGGCCCTGGACTGGACCCAGTGGTTCATGGTCCTCAAGATCTCATTTCCGGTTATCGGGCTTGATGAATGCCTCAAGTTCGTTGCTCGGAACTATCTGGAGG aTCCAGAAGATGAAAGAAGGAAGTAA
- the ATP2A1 gene encoding sarcoplasmic/endoplasmic reticulum calcium ATPase 1 isoform X3 → MGKVYRADRKSVQRIKARDIVPGDIVEVAVGDKVPADIRILTIKSTTLRVDQSILTGESVSVIKHTDPVPDPRAVNQDKKNMLFSGTNIAAGKALGIVATTGVSTEIGKIRDQMAATEQEKTPLQQKLDEFGEQLSKVISLICVAVWLINIGHFNDPVHGGSWFRGAIYYFKIAVALAVAAIPEGLPAVITTCLALGTRRMAKKNAIVRSLPSVETLGCTSVICSDKTGTLTTNQMSVCKMFIIDKVDGDICTLNEFSITGSTYAPEGEVLKNDKPVRAGQYDGLVELATICALCNDSSLDFNEARGVYEKVGEATETALTTLVEKMNVFSTDIRSLSKVERANACNSVIRQLMKKEFTLEFSRDRKSMSVYCSPAKSSRAAVGNKMFVKGAPEGVIERCNYVRVGTTRVPMTGPVKDKIMSVIKEWGTGRDTLRCLALATRDTPPRREEMILDDSGKFVEYEVDLTFVGVVGMLDPPRKEVMGSIQLCRDAGIRVIMITGDNKGTAIAICRRIGIFEEDEEVADRAYTGREFDDLPLPEQRDACRRACCFARVEPSHKSKIVEYLQSYDEITAMTGDGVNDAPALKKAEIGIAMGSGTAVAKTASEMVLADDNFSTIVAAVEEGRAIYNNMKQFIRYLISSNVGEVVCIFLTAALGLPEALIPVQLLWVNLVTDGLPATALGFNPPDLDIMDRPPRSPKEPLISGWLFFRYMAIGGYVGAATVGAAAWWFLYAEDGPQVTYSQLTHFMQCSESNPDFEGVDCEVFEAPEPMTMALSVLVTIEMCNALNSLSENQSLVRMPPWVNIWLMGSICLSMSLHFLILYVDPLPMIFKLKALDWTQWFMVLKISFPVIGLDECLKFVARNYLEDPEDERRK, encoded by the exons ATGGGGAAGGTCTACCGGGCTGACCGCAAGTCAGTGCAAAGGATCAAGGCTCGGGACATTGTCCCTGGGGACATCGTGGAGGTGGCCG TGGGAGACAAAGTCCCTGCAGACATCCGCATCCTCACCATCAAATCCACCACCCTGCGGGTTGACCAGTCTATCCTTACAG GCGAGTCTGTGTCTGTCATCAAGCACACAGACCCTGTTCCTGACCCCCGAGCTGTCAACCAGGATaagaagaacatgcttttctca GGTACCAACATTGCAGCCGGCAAGGCCTTGGGCATCGTGGCCACCACAGGTGTGAGCACCGAAATTGGGAAGATTCGTGACCAAATGGCTGCCACGGAGCAGGAAAAGACCCCACTGCAGCAGAAACTGGATGAGTTCGGGGAGCAGCTCTCCAAGGTCATCTCCCTCATCTGCGTAGCTGTTTGGCTCATCAACATTGGTCACTTCAACGATCCCGTCCATGGGGGCTCCTGGTTCCGTGGTGCCATCTACTATTTTAAGATTGCTGTGGCCCTAGCTGTGGCTGCAATCCCAGAAG GTCTGCCTGCAGTTATTACCACCTGCCTAGCATTGGGTACCCGCCGGATGGCGAAGAAGAATGCCATCGTGAGGAGCCTACCCTCTGTGGAGACCCTGGGCTGCACGTCTGTCATCTGTTCCGACAAAACAGGCACTCTAACCACCAACCAGATGTCTGTTTGCAAG ATGTTCATCATTGACAAAGTGGATGGAGACATCTGCACTTTGAATGAGTTTTCAATTACTGGTTCCACTTACGCTCCAGAAGGAGAGGT CTTGAAGAATGATAAGCCAGTCCGGGCGGGGCAGTATGATGGGCTGGTGGAGTTGGCCACCATTTGTGCCCTCTGCAATGATTCCTCCTTGGACTTCAATGAG GCTAGAGGCGTCTATGAGAAGGTGGGTGAGGCCACTGAGACGGCGCTCACCACTCTGGTGGAAAAGATGAATGTGTTCAGTACCGACATCAGGAGCCTCTCGAAGGTGGAGAGGGCCAATGCCTGCAACTCG GTGATCCGCCAGCTAATGAAGAAGGAATTCACCTTGGAGTTCTCCCGAGACAGAAAGTCCATGTCTGTTTATTGCTCTCCTGCCAAATCATCCCGGGCTGCTGTGGGCAACAAGATGTTTGTCAAG GGTGCCCCTGAGGGGGTCATCGAGCGCTGTAACTACGTGAGAGTTGGCACCACTCGGGTGCCGATGACCGGGCCAGTGAAGGACAAGATCATGTCAGTGATCAAGGAGTGGGGCACTGGCCGGGACACCTTGCGCTGCCTAGCCCTGGCCACCCGAGACACCCCCCCCAGGCGAGAGGAGATGATCCTGGATGACTCTGGCAAGTTTGTGGAGTACGAG GTGGACCTGACATTCGTGGGCGTAGTGGGTATGCTGGACCCGCCCCGCAAGGAGGTCATGGGCTCCATCCAGCTGTGCCGCGACGCCGGCATCCGCGTGATCATGATCACGGGGGACAACAAGGGCACGGCCATTGCCATCTGCCGGAGAATCGGCATCTTCGAGGAGGACGAGGAGGTGGCTGACCGAGCCTACACGGGCCGGGAGTTTGACGACCTGCCCCTGCCGGAGCAGCGGGATGCCTGCCGCCGCGCCTGCTGCTTCGCCCGTGTGGAGCCCTCCCATAAGTCAAAGATTGTGGAGTACCTGCAGTCCTACGATGAAATCACAGCCATG ACGGGTGATGGCGTCAACGACGCCCCGGCCTTGAAGAAGGCTGAGATAGGCATCGCCATGGGGTCGGGCACCGCCGTGGCCAAGACCGCCTCGGAGATGGTGCTGGCCGACGACAACTTCTCCACCATCGTGGCGGCCGTGGAGGAAGGTCGCGCCATCTACAACAACATGAAGCAGTTCATCCGCTACCTCATCTCCTCCAACGTGGGCGAGGTGGTCTG CATCTTCCTGACAGCCGCCTTGGGGCTGCCCGAGGCCCTGATCCCCGTACAGCTGCTGTGGGTGAATCTGGTGACCGACGGGCTCCCAGCCACAGCCCTGGGCTTCAACCCACCTGACCTGGACATCATGGACCGGCCCCCCCGGAGCCCCAAGGAGCCCCTCATCAGCGGCTGGCTCTTTTTCCGCTACATGGCAATTGGAG GCTATGTGGGTGCAGCCACAGTGGGTGCAGCTGCCTGGTGGTTCCTGTATGCAGAGGATGGGCCTCAGGTTACCTACAGCCAGCTG ACCCACTTCATGCAGTGCTCCGAGAGCAACCCTGACTTCGAGGGTGTGGACTGTGAGGTCTTCGAGGCCCCGGAACCCATGACCATGGCCTTGTCTGTGCTGGTCACCATTGAGATGTGCAATGCTCTCAACAG CCTGTCTGAGAACCAGTCCCTCGTGCGGATGCCACCCTGGGTGAACATCTGGCTGATGGGCTCCATTTGCCTTTCCATGTCCCTTCATTTCCTCATCCTCTACGTCGACCCCCTGCCG ATGATCTTCAAGCTCAAGGCCCTGGACTGGACCCAGTGGTTCATGGTCCTCAAGATCTCATTTCCGGTTATCGGGCTTGATGAATGCCTCAAGTTCGTTGCTCGGAACTATCTGGAGG aTCCAGAAGATGAAAGAAGGAAGTAA
- the RABEP2 gene encoding rab GTPase-binding effector protein 2 isoform X2: METMKAVAEVSESTKAEAVAAVQRQCQEEVASLQTILKDSISSYEAQIATLKQERQQQQQDCEEKEQELGRLKQLLSRAHPLDSLEKQMEKAHEDSEKLREIVLPMEQEIEELKAKLLRAEELIQEIQRRPRHPPSLHGSTELLPLSRDPSPPLEPLEELSGDGGAAAEAFAHNCDDSASISSFSLGGGAGSSASLPRSRQGLSPEQEETASLVSTGTLVPEGIYLPPPGYQLVSDTQWEQLQTEGRQLQKDLESVSRERDELQEGLRRSNEDCTKQVQVLLAQVQNSEQLLRTLQGTVSQAQERVQLQMAELAASHKCLSHEVKRLNEENQGLRAEQPRPLAPHSLEQDKGEEEALPSSVPELQQLVRRTWQEARARQQAWEHEAERLRIEIVTLRETLEEETAARASLEGQLRVQREETEVLEATLCSLRTEMERIQQEPSKAQLTDLLSEQRAKALRLQAELETSEQVQRDFVRLSQALQVRLERIRQAETLQQVRSIMDEAPLRDVRDITDT, from the exons ACTCCATCAGCAGCTATGAAGCCCAGATTGCCACTCTGAAGCAGgagcggcagcagcagcagcaggactGTGAGGAGAAGGAGCAGGAGTTGGGCCGGCTGAAGCAGCTGCTGTCCCGGGCTCACCCCCTGGACTCCTTGGAGAAGCAGATGGAAAAG GCCCACGAGGACTCGGAGAAACTTCGGGAGATTGTGCTGCCCATGGAGCAGGAGATCGAGGAACTAAAGGCGAAGCTGCTGAGAGCGGAGGAACTGATTCAAGAGATCCAG aGACGTCCCCGGCACCCCCCTTCCCTGCATGGCTCCACGGAGTTGCTGCCCCTGTCGCGGGACCCGTCTCCCCCGCTGGAGCCTCTGGAGGAGCTGAGTGGAGACGGGGGTGCGGCAGCCGAGGCCTTCGCCCACAACTGCGATGACAGCGCCtccatctcctccttctccctgggCGGTGGGGCCGGTAGCAGTGCCTCCTTGCCCCGGAGCCGCCAGGGCCTGAGCCCTGAGCAGGAAGAGACAGCCTCGCTGGTGTCCACGGGCACTCTGGTCCCTGAGGGGATTTACCTGCCCCCTCCCGGGTACCAGCTGGTCTCAGACACCCAGTGGGAACAGCTGCAAACAGAG GGGCGACAGCTGCAGAAGGACCTGGAGAGCGTCAGCCGTGAGCGGGATGAGCTGCAGGAGGGCCTGAGGCGGAGCAATGAGGACTGCACCAAGCAG GTGCAGGTGCTCCTGGCCCAGGTTCAGAACTCAGAGCAGCTGCTGCGGACCCTGCAGGGGACTGTGAGCCAGGCCCAGGAGCGGGTTCAGCTGCAGATG GCAGAGCTGGCTGCCTCCCACAAGTGCCTGAGCCATGAGGTGAAGCGGCTAAACGAGGAAAACCAGGGGCTCCGGGCGGAACAGCCTCGACCTTTAGCACCCCACAGCCTGGAGCAGGACAAGGGCGAGGAAGAGGCGCTGCCCAGCTCAGTGCCG GAGCTGCAGCAGCTGGTGCGCCGCACGTGGCAGGAGGCGAGGGCCAGGCAGCAGGCGTGGGAGCACGAGGCCGAGCGACTGCGGATTGAGATCGTGACGCTGCGGGAAACACTGGAGGAGGAGACAGCAGCCAGGGCCAGCCTGGAGGGGCAGCTGAGGGTGCAGCGGGAGgagacag AGGTGTTAGAAG CCACCCTCTGCAGCCTGAGGACGGAGATGGAGCGGATTCAGCAGGAACCAAGCAAG GCACAGCTCACGGACCTCCTCTCAGAGCAGAGGGCAAAGGCACTGCGGCTGCAGGCTGAGCTAGAGACCAGTGAGCAAGTGCAGAGGGATTTCGTTCGTCTGTCCCAGGCCCTGCAG GTGCGCCTGGAACGGATCCGCCAGGCAGAGACCCTGCAGCAAGTGCGTAGCATCATGGATGAAGCGCCCCTTAGAGATGTCAGGGACATCACAGATACCTGA